TGCCAGTTTTCGCCTGAGTGCCAGTATCCGGGCACGAGGCCTTTAACCGGGTCGTTCCAGACATCGGGCGCCTTCAGCGCGATGCCGAGCGGCTCGGCAATTTCCTGTTGGATGAAATCGTCAAAGCGGAAGCCCTTGCGCTCCAGCGCCGCTTCGATGAGGCGATAGCCGGTGTTCGAATAGGAGACCTCGGTGCCGGCATCAAAGTTCAGTCGCTCCAGCCGTGAGAGGTATTCGAGCAGCGGCCCGGCCTTGGTTTCCGTGTAGACGGAAAGGCCGAGCAACGACAGGCATTCGCGCGTATCCGGCAGGCCGCCGCTCATGTCGAGCGCTTGCCCAACCGTTACTTCGGCAAGCGGCGAGCGCAATTCCGGAAGGTGCTGGCCGAGCGGATCGCCGAGCCCGATGATGTCGGCATGGGCGAGCACCATTGCTGAGAAGACGTGCTTGGTGAGCGACGCATAACGCACGACACTGTCGACCGTGAAGGGCGCAAACGTCGCGAGGCTCTCGGCGCCGGCCGCATGCGCGAAGCAGATTCCGGATGCGTCGAAACCAATGACGGCGCCGCCCGGCTCGTCCGCCGCCCATTGTGCGGTAAGGCGTCTCGCCGTCGCTTCGGCGGCTTGCCAATCCAGCGATGCCGGCTTCGTCATCCTCATTCTCCATTCTGGCCGCGGCGGTTTCCCGCGTGTATTTCCGACTAAGCACGACAGTACCTTGTGCGGCCAATTCCGATTCCGGCAGGGTCCATGCATGGTTTGCATTTGCCCGGCCTGCCTGCATTGGGTTAGGCCCGGCAGGGAAAAAGGGTGCGGTCCCCGCACCCAATGTCTATGGTCCGTCCGCGACTATCCATGAGTCGCACTTGAGGACAACAGGTTGAGAAGGCGATCCAGAATTGGCGACCCCAGCGAAAATCCCGGTCTTTGACGGACATAACGACGTGCTGTCGCGGCTTTGGCGTTCGCCGGGTGGCGCGCCGGAACGCCGCTTCCTCGATGGCGTCGATACCGGACATATCGACCTCGACAAGGCGGAGACGGGCGCCCTTGCTGGCGGTCTTTGTGCCGTCTACGTGGGCTCGCCGGGCCTGGCCAAGGACGGCAGCGGCGACTTTGCGACACCGGATCAGCAAACCGCTCTCGAGGCCACCCTCGGCATGGCGAGTCTGTTGATGCGGATCGAGCGCCAATCCGAGGGCCGGCTGAAGATCTGCCGCAGTGCTGCCGATATCCGCGACGCCATGGCCAAGGGCGCCTTTGCCTCGGTGCTGCACATCGAGGGCATCGAGGCCGTCGGTGCCGATCTCGACGCGCTCCATGTGCTTCACGCCGCGGGCCTTCGCACGCTCGGCCCGGTCTGGAGTCGGCCGAACATCTTTGCCTATGGCGTTCCCTTCCGCTTTCCCTCTTCGCCGGATATCGGTCCGGGCCTCAGCGTGGCGGGCAAGGATCTGGTGCGCGCGAGCAACGAACTGAAGATCATGCTCGATCTCTCGCACATGAACGAGCAGGGCTTCTGGGACATCGCAGCGCTGTCGCAAGCGCCGCTCGTCGCATCCCATTCCAACGTCCACGCGCTTTGCCCGCACAGCCGCAACCTGACGGACCGTCAGCTCGACGCGATCAAGGACACAGGCGGTCTCGCCGGCATCAATTTCGGCGTCCTGTTCCTGCGCTCGGACGGCGTCAAGAACCCGGAGACGCCGCTGACGTTGCTCGCCGACCATATCGACTACATCGTCAATCGCATCGGCATCGAGCACGTCGCGCTCGGCTCGGACTTTGACGGCACGGCGATTCCGGCGGCGATGCGCAGCGCGGCCGATCTGCCGCTGCTCGTCGACCTCTTGCGCACCCGCGGCTATGACGAAGCTGCGCTCGCAAAGATCTGCCACGGCAATTGGATCCGCGTGCTGGAGACGACCTGGGGCGCGTGAGTGCCGCCCGGAGCGCTAGGTCCTGGAAGCGACCGGCAGGGCTTCGAGTAGCAAGTCGATCGCACAATCGACGGCGGCCGTGCGCCGATCCCTGGCGAAAAGCCCATACTGGACGGCAAACGGCTTCGGGACGCCTGACGAAGCGGGCAGCGCCCGCATCGTGCCCGCGCGCATCGCTTCCGGCGGAAGCAAGCCAATGCCGAGCCCGTTTTCAATTGCGGCTTGAAGCGCGGTGATGCTCTGGCTGGTAAAGGTGATCCGGTGTTCCCGGCCCTGGTCCGCCAGCGTCTCGATCATGCGTCGGCGCCAGAGGCAGGGCGCTGCGAAGGCGACGAGGTCGATCGGCCGCGTTTCGTCGAAAGCATAGTCCGTTGCGCAGACCCATTGCAGTTCGACGTTCCAGGTGGTGAGGGCATCGGCCGTGACCACCGAGGTTGGCACGACCATGATGTCGAGGTCGCCTTCGGGCCAGGTCTTTCCAAGCGCCACGCATTGCTCCACCACCACGTCCAGCCGAATCTCTTGGTAGCCGCGCCGCAGCCGCCCGAGCGCTTCGGGCAGCGCCGTCGTTGCCACTTCCTCGGCAAGCCCGACCCGGACGCCACCGCTCAAGTCTGCCTGCCGTAGCCGCGCCGCCGCTTCGTCGCCGAGTGCCAGCATGCGGGTCGCGTATCCGAGGAACAATTCGCCTTCGGGTGTCGGCACGACGCCGCGACCGGTGCGGGTGAAGAGTTGTCGGCCGAGCAGATCTTCGAGCCGGCGCATCTGCATGCTGAGCGCCGATTGCGTGCGGCCGCTCTGGGTAGCGACGCGGTTCAAGCTGCCCTGCCGGCACACCGCGACGAAGCTGCGCAGCAGGTCGATGCCGATCTGATCAGATATCATGAAGCTTGAACTCTGTTGTCATTGATATCAGCCTACTACGAGAACTCGTGTGTGGCTATCTATCAGATGTGACCAGCGAGGAAGGTGGGGCAGCATCAGGCAGATCGGCATCGACCGTCGCTTAGAGGCTGCCAAGACCAGCCAACTCAACCAGAGGAACAGATCCATGAAAGCCATCCGCGTGTATCAGCACGGCGGGCCTGATGTGCTCGCCTATGAAAGTGTCGACCTCGGTGAACCTGGCCCCGGCGAAGTGCGCGTGCGCAACCGGGCGATCGGCGTCAATTTCGTCGACGTCTACCTGCGCAACGGCGCCTACCCGCCGCCGCAGCTACCGTTCATCCCGGGCAAGGAAGGGGCGGGCGAGGTGATCTCCGTGGGTCCGGGCGTCGAGGGCTTCAAGCCGGGCGACCGTGTCGCCTATGCCGAGGCGCTCGGTGCCTATGCGGAGGAGCACAACGTGCCGGCGCGTGTCCTTGTCCATCTGCCTGAGGATATCGACTTCGAAACGGGTGCGGCCATGATGCTGAAGGGCCTGACGGCGCAATATCTCTTGCGCCGCACCTTCCGGGTCGAGGCCGGCCACACGATCCTCGTCCATGCGGCTGCCGGCGGCGTCGGCCTGATCCTGACGCAATGGGCGAAACATCTCGGCGCAACCGTCATAGGCACCGCTGGCTCGCCCGAAAAGGCCGAGCTGGCGCGGGGGAGTGGCGCCGACCATGTCATCGATTACAGCGCCGAGGATTTTGCTGCCCGCGTACGCGAGATCACCAAAGGCAAGGGGGTCGACGTCGTCTATGACAGCATCGGCAAGGCGACGTTCGAAGGTTCGCTCGATAGCCTGCGCCCCTTCGGTCACTTCGTCAGTTTCGGCGCCGCCTCCGGTCCGATCCCGCCCTTCGACATCACGACGCTGGCGCAGAAGGGCTCGCTTTACGCCACCTGGCCGTTGTTGCCGGCGCATCTGGCGCGGCGCGAGGATGTGTTTGCGATGAGCAAGGATCTCTTCGACACCGTCGCGAGCGGCGCCGTCAAGATCTCGGTGCACGCGCGTCTGCCGCTGGCCGAAGCAGCCGAGGCGCACCGCCGGCTCGAAGGACGCCAGACGACGGGCGCCATGGTGCTGTTGCCATAGCGCGGGCCACGTCCATCAGGTGCACTTGAGCCGATGGCCTAGTGAAGGGCGCCGATTGCGGCGCCCGCACCATCGAATAGGGAGGACCGGCTTTCGTCGATCCGGATCCCGACGGCTTCGCCGACGCGGAATGGCGTGTCGGCCGGCGCGCTGACATTGATCAGGCCGAGCCGGCCGGCACGAACGAAGACGCTCATATTGCCGCCGAGATATTCGCTCGCCTCGATGACGCCGCGGCAATGGCCGGTTTCCGGCGCCACCAGCGCCAGGTGTTCGGGCCTTGCCCCCAATTGCTCGGGTTCGGCCATCCCCGGCATGGGAAGTGCCAGATTGCCTTCGCCGCTCAGGTCGAGGCGACCGCCCTGGTCGCGTCGGCAGGGCAGGAGGTTCATCTTCGGGCTGCCGATGAACTGCGCGACGAAAAGGTTCGCCGGCCGTTCGTAGAGGTCTCTTGGGGTACCCTGCTGCATGATCCGCCCGTCTTTCATCAC
The nucleotide sequence above comes from Ensifer adhaerens. Encoded proteins:
- a CDS encoding dipeptidase translates to MATPAKIPVFDGHNDVLSRLWRSPGGAPERRFLDGVDTGHIDLDKAETGALAGGLCAVYVGSPGLAKDGSGDFATPDQQTALEATLGMASLLMRIERQSEGRLKICRSAADIRDAMAKGAFASVLHIEGIEAVGADLDALHVLHAAGLRTLGPVWSRPNIFAYGVPFRFPSSPDIGPGLSVAGKDLVRASNELKIMLDLSHMNEQGFWDIAALSQAPLVASHSNVHALCPHSRNLTDRQLDAIKDTGGLAGINFGVLFLRSDGVKNPETPLTLLADHIDYIVNRIGIEHVALGSDFDGTAIPAAMRSAADLPLLVDLLRTRGYDEAALAKICHGNWIRVLETTWGA
- a CDS encoding LysR substrate-binding domain-containing protein encodes the protein MISDQIGIDLLRSFVAVCRQGSLNRVATQSGRTQSALSMQMRRLEDLLGRQLFTRTGRGVVPTPEGELFLGYATRMLALGDEAAARLRQADLSGGVRVGLAEEVATTALPEALGRLRRGYQEIRLDVVVEQCVALGKTWPEGDLDIMVVPTSVVTADALTTWNVELQWVCATDYAFDETRPIDLVAFAAPCLWRRRMIETLADQGREHRITFTSQSITALQAAIENGLGIGLLPPEAMRAGTMRALPASSGVPKPFAVQYGLFARDRRTAAVDCAIDLLLEALPVASRT
- a CDS encoding quinone oxidoreductase family protein, whose amino-acid sequence is MKAIRVYQHGGPDVLAYESVDLGEPGPGEVRVRNRAIGVNFVDVYLRNGAYPPPQLPFIPGKEGAGEVISVGPGVEGFKPGDRVAYAEALGAYAEEHNVPARVLVHLPEDIDFETGAAMMLKGLTAQYLLRRTFRVEAGHTILVHAAAGGVGLILTQWAKHLGATVIGTAGSPEKAELARGSGADHVIDYSAEDFAARVREITKGKGVDVVYDSIGKATFEGSLDSLRPFGHFVSFGAASGPIPPFDITTLAQKGSLYATWPLLPAHLARREDVFAMSKDLFDTVASGAVKISVHARLPLAEAAEAHRRLEGRQTTGAMVLLP